CAAATGGAGTAAAGTATTGAAAAGTAAGTTTCTAAACTCGTCCATTGACTGCTCTTGATctttaaaatttctttcattactctccctccaaatacaccaccatAAACATAttggaatcatcttccatattgaTGCAATCTGAGAGTTGCCCTGAATGCCTCTCCAATAAGCTACTAGGTCTACTACCCTTattggcatcacccaagctaatCCCATCCGAGCAAAGATATTTCATTCCACAATGTCATGGCAATCTCACAACACCAATCTATGACTATGATGTGACGTTTCATTAAGTTATCTAGAGTGAGGATTTCCCACAAGGaagctgtccatacaaaaaatgttGCCTTTAGGGGTGTCTTTGTCTTCCAAATACTCCTTCACGGGAATGGATTTGTATTCTATGTTGTCATGGATTGATAGAAAGAGCAGATAGTGAACTTCCCTTTCTTAGAGGGGCACTTAAAAGTCGTCTTCAACTCCTCCCAACAAATGGGTGAAGCACACAGGTCATAGAACTCTGAAAAAGCGTCGATTTCTCAATCTTGTGCATCTTTGAGAAATGTAACATCTCATTGCAGAATAGGTTCGCAATCGaggcttctttcattcttgctttACCATAAACTTGTGGATAAGTTTTCTTGAGTGCTATTTATCTAAAAAAAGTTTCCTTGAGTGCCCTATCGCCACAACATACATCATGCCACAATTTAATTTTGGATCCATCACCCATTGTAAAGCGGATATGTTTTGAATACTTGTCCCTACCTCTTTTTATATGCTTCCATAGCTCCACTCCATAAGGCCCACTCGCCTCATTGGAATACCGTCCTCCCCATGGTCACCTATGCTTCAATTCGATGACAATTTTCCACAAGGCACTCTGTCTATTATGGTATCTCCATAGCCATCTGCCAAACAAGGCTTTTTGAAAGACTGATAGTTCCAAATGTCCAATTCTTCTTCTATCTACTTAAAGTTggttaaattgataaaatagaatttatggTAAAAAAGCCCATTTAAATTAGTTTGATGCACTTGATACCAATgataacataacatgtaactgggagatttaaaaaaaaaaaactataaaaaggatGTCTCCGAAATAAagaaattgtataaaaatagaCTATCAAGTTCCAAGTACGGTTCCTGCTGCTTGTTCGCTTTCATTCTTTACTGCTTAGGCTGGCACtaagtttctttcttttttatatggattttATTTCTTATCAGATTCTTGGGGTTGAGCGAAATGCAAGCCAACGTGAAATTCAGAAAGCTTTCCACAAGTATGTTTTCCTTTTAATTCTTGTAGCTTGTTACGGAGATTTTCCTTTTTCACATTTGATCACTATTCAGTGAACAGGTTGGTTGGCtatttcgaaaaaaaaaagaaaaagattactGTTCAGTGATTGATCATGTTTTTTAATGTAATTATGAGTAGCAAGAATATTGAATATTACTTAGTGCAGCACTGGcatgaaaaaatgatttaagagaCTGAAAGAAAGCATGTGTAGGGATGtcgttattattgtttttttttttttggggggggggggagaaagGACgccccccggggggggggggggggggggagctgTTGCATGGTGGGGATTGGTCAGTATGCCTCTAAATGATTGTCCTGGCAGTCAATAGTCATGTCCAGCAATGAAGTTTAAGGATTATGGTTAGCACTTCGGTGGACAGCGTTACTTGGATGAGCACAAACCATGTATTACAGAGTGTTAGCTTGATAAGAAGTATTAATTACTAGAACTTATTTCCTATATGCCAATGAAAACTTATTTGTAATCCATTTGAAAATGCGCTTCTGAGTTTTGCGAAGAATATATGTTAGCTTTAATACCCTGAAATATATAGTTGGTATGAAATAATCCACTTATAATTGCATCATTTGTAATTGTGTGCCTAGGACTTTGCCTTGTCTGGCTTATATGCACGAGTATTGTTGTGTTTGTGTGCATGATTGCAATTCCATACCATAAAATATACCCGCACACACACATCCACTGTGCCATACATGAATATGCAGATATGTTGTAGGTTTCCTATCTCTCATGGTcggtcctttttttttcttctaggcTTTCTCTTCAATATCATCCAgacaagaataaaaataagggTGCGCAAGAGAGGTTCGCTGAAATTAATAATGGTATGATGATTTCTTATTCCTTTCTCCTTGTCAGTAGAGGTACTATTGACTAAGTAGTTTTAttactttaatttttatatcacCTTGTATTGCTTTCAGTTTATAGAACATTTTGATTTGGAGATGAGTAACCTTGTTGTCATCATTTGATTATTTCAGATTGTTTTTGTCTTTAAATTAATGATTATAAGCAAGTGGCTCCAATGTCAAGTCATTGTGGTTctggttttaaatatattgtgttaatcattgtttatttatttattagatgaACAATTCTCTTGCATTTTGCTTTTGGGTCTATCTCAATGACCATTCAAGTTGACTTTTACCTTGTTTTCATCAGCTTACGAAATTTTATCtgatgaagaaaagagaaaaaactaTGACATGTATGGGGATGAGAAGGGTAGTCCTGGATTTGATGCTGGCTATTCTGGggacaatggtggatatacttatTTCAAGAGTGGTGGACCAGGGCATGATCAGTTTAATTTCAGACCTGGTGAATGGCAGAGTACAGATGGCCAGGCAGGTTCCAAGtcattctccttttcttttggtGGCTCTGGTGGTCCAGGATCATTTGATTTCGGTATAGATGATATCTTTGCCAACTTTTTTGGCGGTGAAAGGAAAGGTGGGGGTTGGTTTGGTGGTTTTGGTGGTTCTACCGGGTCTAAGTCTACCACTAGGAGTTCCCCAAAGAGTATTAGGACCATCAATTCACAGGCCTTTCAGAAAGAAATAGCTGACCAGGGGATCACATGGCTTTTGTTATCTTATACACCTTCATTGAAGGAGAATCAACATTTCGAATCAATCATAGAGGAGGTTGCCAGTTCACTTGGAGGAGCTTTAAAGGTAGTTTTGTGTATTCATGTATTGTCTATAAGTGCTCTATCaattgaattttatttcatcatgCGTATGATTGTGTTGTTCACTCTGACAGGCTGGAAGTATAAATTGTGACACCGAATTGTCTTTCTGTAAGGACCTTGGCATATATCCTCGCAGAGCAGCTAGGGTGTTTGTGTATTCTTATATAGCAAGTGACAGGGGTTCCTTGGTGGAGTACAGTGGTGATTTGGATGCGAAGagtttgaaatctttttgtCAAGAACACTTGCCAAGATTTTCGAAAAGAGTTGACCTGAgtcattttgaatttttctctgCAACGGTTGAAAAATTGCCTAGGGTCATGCTTCTTTCTACAAAAAAAGATACACCTGTTATTTGGCGAGTTCTCAGTGGGTTGTATCGCAAACGGTTTGTCCTCTATGATTCAGAGGTACGTCATTGCTGCTGCCATTGGCTTGCTAAATGATATCCTTTGTTGAGCTTTCAGTTAAGGAGAACTGTTGATTTGGTCTGGCTTTGTGTTAGTCTGGCCTGTAATCACAATGAATTGGATAGACGTCTGGTGTCTAAATCTATTAGGAAGAAACAGGAGACTATACATTTAGAAGGGTGGTGGCTGTTTTTAAACTTGCATATACTTAGGTTTAATGCAATTATGTTGAAACCATTGATTAGGCTTGTGAGGTTAACTTCCATAGCAAAGTAGCTCTTCGCCTTATAATGAAAAAGATGCTTAGGTTGTTTACATacacaaacaagaaaaaaatgtgGAGCAGaccatttaatattttattgtgtGTGTAGGTTCGTGATGTTACTGATCCAGCCGTGAAAAGGTTAGGAGTTGATGCACTTCCTGCTATagttggttggctatcaaatggGGAGAAGCATATTCTGAAAACAGGGATCTCTGTGAAAGATCTGAAATCTGCAGTTCATGATCTTAGTAATTTACTTGATAGTTTTgagaaaaagaacaagaaggcAGGAGCCAAGAAAGCACAAACTGCTTCGGAGAAACATATACCTCTGCTTACTGGTTCAAGTTTTAATGCTCTATGCGGTGAGTCAACTCCGGTTTGCATTATTGGTGCTTACAGATCTTCCAGAGCAAGGGAAAAGCTGGAATCAGTCCTATCCATGGttagttaatttccttttcctaGGGTACTTTTCTCGACTGGGTGTAGGAATTGTATTCTCATTTTGATTGGGGAGGGAACTTACTAGGCAACCATGTCCTTGTCAGGATTGAAAAGTTCCATTTTTAAGATTGTAATGTGGCTTATTTATCGAATGTTTGTGTTTTCAGGTGTCTCAGAAATCACTATCAAGGCGGAAAATTTCAGCCTTTGACTCGAGGGATTCCATCTCCTACACCCTCTTAGATGCCACAAAGCAGGCAGCATTCCTAAATGCATTTGACAAAGGAGGATTTAAATCAGCAGATAAGCTGTTAGTGGCCTACAAACCACGGAAGAGGAAGTTTGCAGCTTACGTTGGTGACATGACGACAGAAGAAGTAGAGGGGTTTATCAGCTCTGTACTTAATGGGGACATACAGTTTAAGGAGACGCGACAGAAACCAATTCTCAAGTGAGAGAGCGAATTTTAACGAGCCTGGACCATCTGGTTTCTGGTTTCATGTATATAGCAGAGTGATAGTGTCGTTAACATTAGTACAGCAAATATACCAAATCAAGGGGGCTATAGCAATTATTAGCAAAGAGATCTTGGTTCTGATTTAACCTCGACTTGCCACCTGTAGTTGTCACTCAAGTAGACTTGAGAGTTGCCTCTATAATCAATGTAAAAGCGCTGCTCCAAGAGGTTTGGGAAATCcgttatttatttaaaattttgaaatgaggAAGGAAACAATACGAAAATTTAgtgtataaaaataattcaaacgaAAATAGATCATTTTATGGTTTCTGTTTGGTTTGAAATGATGGATAACAATTTGAAAAGGGGTTGTTGAAAAGGTTAACTAAATCCAAGTCGCTTTCCTATAAATCAATTCAGGGAAAAAGATATGTAAGTgtatcaattatattaaaagaaaagcaatgGCATATATTCTAGTGCAACGAGGTAACCACCTCGGATCCACCTAAATTTGCGGGTGAAGatgttcatcacaaaaagtagccattgttgttttcttttggaGGGGGTACAGTTGTCAGGAGGAGAACAACGGTGGGCATGTGTATCGAGAACCATGTTTCCTTTTTCTGTCATGATTGTCGCCAGATTTATTGAGTCAGATGGACACGTTATTCTGGTGACTCTAACCGACGAAGTCAGTGCTTAGCATAAAAGCCTTGACTtgactttaaataataataaaaagaagaagcaaaaatTACATTCCCTTTTCCAAATTCCAGCGACTCTTGTGGTTTTCTAGAACCTGGGGACTcttctctgctctctctctctctctctctctggcttCAGTGAATTCGGTAGTTCCCAAAACCTCGCTCACGGTTTTTGTCAACAAGACGGGTCGTAACTCGCCAACTATCATATCATTTCTCAGAAAGAAAGAGCTCCCGTCCTGTATGTAAGAtgtgttataattatataaaaaattaatgatatttatcTAATAACTGACAATAATACGTTTAGTGGGCAAAACAGAAGTATAGAAATTTTGTAAAAGAGCATTTTCAATGATTTTTAcgtcttattttttaaaatatattatcaaaattaactttttcaattttaaagattgatttttacaacatattatatatcaatttatctatttttttatattatttaaatattatactttttaatattttttattcatttcaaatattttctctaattatcaataatatcttaatataatttgatatttgtaatatcttttaatatataatattatatatttatgttttattttaaattaatccaaatttataaactaaactaaaatagaaattaattcaataaaataaaggaTGGTATATACCTAGCACAACCAAAGACATTTTGATTTGCTATTGGACTCCAGAAAATAATCTCCTTCATGAATACATATAATCCAAATACATACTACTtatgatctaaatatatattacataatatttattcagGATTACATACTACTTCCTTCTTGCACCACCATGATATAAATAATATCCATTCACGAATACTTTCATTCAcatattaaatgaataaaatcacattttagtTTCTGGGGGAAATAAAATTACTTGGGGCTGgaaccaaaataaaatacattcatTCATGAAAGGAACTTGGGGCTGAAGCagaaataaaattactttttagttTCTGGAAGGAAAGATAAAAGTAGAAagtaagagagagaaataaataaaatatttatatatttggaaACAGTATTCAT
This sequence is a window from Carya illinoinensis cultivar Pawnee chromosome 9, C.illinoinensisPawnee_v1, whole genome shotgun sequence. Protein-coding genes within it:
- the LOC122276719 gene encoding dnaJ protein ERDJ3A encodes the protein MDTRLPLWILLSVSLFVLILEAKTIDPYKILGVERNASQREIQKAFHKLSLQYHPDKNKNKGAQERFAEINNAYEILSDEEKRKNYDMYGDEKGSPGFDAGYSGDNGGYTYFKSGGPGHDQFNFRPGEWQSTDGQAGSKSFSFSFGGSGGPGSFDFGIDDIFANFFGGERKGGGWFGGFGGSTGSKSTTRSSPKSIRTINSQAFQKEIADQGITWLLLSYTPSLKENQHFESIIEEVASSLGGALKAGSINCDTELSFCKDLGIYPRRAARVFVYSYIASDRGSLVEYSGDLDAKSLKSFCQEHLPRFSKRVDLSHFEFFSATVEKLPRVMLLSTKKDTPVIWRVLSGLYRKRFVLYDSEVRDVTDPAVKRLGVDALPAIVGWLSNGEKHILKTGISVKDLKSAVHDLSNLLDSFEKKNKKAGAKKAQTASEKHIPLLTGSSFNALCGESTPVCIIGAYRSSRAREKLESVLSMVSQKSLSRRKISAFDSRDSISYTLLDATKQAAFLNAFDKGGFKSADKLLVAYKPRKRKFAAYVGDMTTEEVEGFISSVLNGDIQFKETRQKPILK